The following coding sequences are from one Eptesicus fuscus isolate TK198812 chromosome 7, DD_ASM_mEF_20220401, whole genome shotgun sequence window:
- the TWF1 gene encoding twinfilin-1 isoform X2, with translation MSHQTGIQASEDVKDVFARARNGKYRLLKISIENEKLVIGSCSQPSDSWDKDYDSFVLPLLEDKQPCYILFRLDSQNAQGYEWIFIAWSPDHSHVRQKMLYAATRATLKKEFGGGHIKDEVFGTVKEDVSLHGYKKYLLSQSSPAPLTAAEEELRQIKINEVQTDVSVDTKHQTLQGVAFPISREAFQALEKLSNRQLNYVQLEIDIKNEIIILANTTNTELKDLPKRIPKDSARYHFFLYKHSHEGDYLESIVFIYSMPGYTCSIRERMLYSSCKSPLLEIVERQLQMDVIRKIEIDNGDELTADFLYEEVHPKQHAHKQSFAKPKGPAGKRGIRRLIRGPAETEATTD, from the exons atgTCCCACCAGACCGGCATCCAAG CAAGTGAAGATGTTAAAGATGTATTTGCCAGAGcaagaaatggaaaatacagaCTTCTGAAAATATCTATTGAAAATG AGAAACTTGTGATTGGATCGTGTAGTCAACCTTCAGATTCCTGGGATAAGGATTATGATTCCTTTGTTTTACCCCTGTTGGAGGACAAGCAACCGTGCTATATATTGTTCAGGTTAGATTCTCAGAATGCCCAGGGATATGAATGGATATTCATTGCATGGTCTCCAGATCATTCTCAT GTTCGTCAAAAAATGTTGTATGCAGCCACAAGAGCAACTCTGAAAAAGGAGTTTGGAGGTGGCCACATTAAAGATGAAGTATTTGGAACAGTAAAG GAAGATGTATCATTACATGGATATAAAAAATACTTGCTGTCACAATCTTCTCCTGCCCCATTGACTGCAGCTGAGGAAGAATTACGACAGATTAAAATTAATGAG GTACAGACTGACGTGAGTGTGGACACTAAGCATCAAACACTGCAAGGAGTGGCATTTCCTATTTCTCGAGAGGCTTTTCAAGCTTTGGAAAAATTGAGTAACAGACAGCTCAACTATGTGCAATTG GAAAtagacataaaaaatgaaattataattttggCCAACACAACAAATACAGAACTAAAAGATTTGCCAAAGAGGATTCCCAAGGATTCAGCACGTTACCATTTCTTTCTGTATAAACATTCCCATGAAGGAGACTATCTGGAGTCCATAG tttttatttattcaatgccTGGATACACATGCAGTATAAGAGAACGGATGCTGTATTCTAGCTGCAAGAGTCCTCTGCTAGAAATTGTAGAAAGACAACTACAAATGGATGTCATTAGAAAG ATTGAGATAGACAATGGGGATGAGCTAACTGCGGACTTCCTTTATGAAGAAGTACACCCCAAGCAGCATGCACATAAGCAAAGTTTTGCAAAACCTAAAGGTCCTGCAGGAAAAAGGGGAATTCGAAGACTAATTAGGGGTCCAGCTGAAACTGAAGCCACTACTGATTAA
- the TWF1 gene encoding twinfilin-1 isoform X1, with translation MSHQTGIQASEDVKDVFARARNGKYRLLKISIENEKLVIGSCSQPSDSWDKDYDSFVLPLLEDKQPCYILFRLDSQNAQGYEWIFIAWSPDHSHVRQKMLYAATRATLKKEFGGGHIKDEVFGTVKEDVSLHGYKKYLLSQSSPAPLTAAEEELRQIKINEVQTDVSVDTKHQTLQGVAFPISREAFQALEKLSNRQLNYVQLEIDIKNEIIILANTTNTELKDLPKRIPKDSARYHFFLYKHSHEGDYLESIVFIYSMPGYTCSIRERMLYSSCKSPLLEIVERQLQMDVIRKASRKKEHELWSFLNIL, from the exons atgTCCCACCAGACCGGCATCCAAG CAAGTGAAGATGTTAAAGATGTATTTGCCAGAGcaagaaatggaaaatacagaCTTCTGAAAATATCTATTGAAAATG AGAAACTTGTGATTGGATCGTGTAGTCAACCTTCAGATTCCTGGGATAAGGATTATGATTCCTTTGTTTTACCCCTGTTGGAGGACAAGCAACCGTGCTATATATTGTTCAGGTTAGATTCTCAGAATGCCCAGGGATATGAATGGATATTCATTGCATGGTCTCCAGATCATTCTCAT GTTCGTCAAAAAATGTTGTATGCAGCCACAAGAGCAACTCTGAAAAAGGAGTTTGGAGGTGGCCACATTAAAGATGAAGTATTTGGAACAGTAAAG GAAGATGTATCATTACATGGATATAAAAAATACTTGCTGTCACAATCTTCTCCTGCCCCATTGACTGCAGCTGAGGAAGAATTACGACAGATTAAAATTAATGAG GTACAGACTGACGTGAGTGTGGACACTAAGCATCAAACACTGCAAGGAGTGGCATTTCCTATTTCTCGAGAGGCTTTTCAAGCTTTGGAAAAATTGAGTAACAGACAGCTCAACTATGTGCAATTG GAAAtagacataaaaaatgaaattataattttggCCAACACAACAAATACAGAACTAAAAGATTTGCCAAAGAGGATTCCCAAGGATTCAGCACGTTACCATTTCTTTCTGTATAAACATTCCCATGAAGGAGACTATCTGGAGTCCATAG tttttatttattcaatgccTGGATACACATGCAGTATAAGAGAACGGATGCTGTATTCTAGCTGCAAGAGTCCTCTGCTAGAAATTGTAGAAAGACAACTACAAATGGATGTCATTAGAAAG